The genomic stretch TTTTGTTCCGTATCTTTGTTGTCCTTTTTGTCTGTTGATTTGCCCTCATCGTTTGAACATCCAGCTGCAACTGCTGCTGCCAACAATAGAGCCAAGCCTAACCACCATAATTTTTTCATTGGTGATCAACCTCCATTCCCCAATTTAATATTTTCCAAAATCCAAGGATGCCTTCCCTCATGTATGTATAAGGAATCCATTAGGACAGCCGATAAAGCGATTTCAATCGGCTGACGATTAGTATCATAACACAGTGTGAAATACTGGTAAAGTCATTTATCTTAAATTTCAAAATGATGGAATAATGACAATTTTTAGAAAAATCTATATTTATTCCACCGATTCCTCCTCATTCATATATTTACTTAAACCAAAATAGAAAAGGAGATTTTTTCAAAACACTTGTCATTTCTTTCTTGGATTGACTATAATGAATAGCGAACAGCTTGTACGTGGATAAATCGAGGTGAATAGATTGTTAAGCGGCTGGTTTTTATATTTCATCCTTTTTTGGATTGTCATCCTTATATCTTCCTTTGCAATCGGAGGCTTCTTTATGTTTAGAAAGTTTTTGAAAAGGCTTCCGAAACAGGACGGAAGATCAGATTTGGACTGGGAAGAATATTATGTCAATAAGTCACGGCATATGTGGGCTACTGATAAAAAAGCACTGTTGGAGGAATTGGTTTCACCCGTTCCAGAGTTGTTTCGAGATGTGGCAAGACAGAAGATCGCTGGAAGAATCGGGGAAATTGCTCTATCGGAAAATGCCGATTCGATCACAATGGACCATGTGGTCAGAGGCTATATTCTGGCTACGCCCAAGCGAGACCATAAATTCCTTCGAAAAAAACTGCATGAAATGCAAATTGAAGTACAACCATATGAAAATCTTTTTTAAGAGAAGCAAACTGTCGCACACCTGCGATTGTTTGTTTCTCTTTTTTTCGCTCTTTTTCTAAAGCTGTTCTTCAAACACACTTGATATTTCGTCATCCCGTATAAATTAAAGTTAAAAGGGAGAGTAAAAAAAAAAGATGTAATCATTTCCAATATATTGTAAAATTTACGTATAGATAAAGGGGGTATAGTTTTTATGCAGCAGGCAAACCAAAGAACCATGTTTTTCGTTTCAACTGGGATCATCATCATCATTTCTTCGTTAATATCACCATTATTTTTGGGAGAAATGCTTAGGGATATACTTTTCAGGCCGGAAAGACCCATTGTCTTCAGTTCCAGTCCATCCACTTATATCATCTTTATTATTTCAGTTATCTTTTTGGGTATCGGCATTCTTATGATTCCCTTTTTGGCGAAAAAGAAATGGATACCCGGCATCATCATCCTTCTCTCTGCTGTGTTTATTTTTTTGAGTGTGGATGAATACCACTATGCAACAGCAGAAGGCTTTTATAATAATAGCTTTTATGAAGTCAAAGGCGAAATGGTCAAGTGGAAAGACATCAATTCAATGAAGCAGATCTATGTGAAAGAAGACGGAACCCAAGTACCAAAATTATTGCGATTTGACTTAAGGAATGGATCATCGGTCACTATGGAATTTGATAAGCGGCTTTTTGATAGCAGAAGAGAGATTGACTCCCTCGTCCAGGGTGCTGGAGGTAAATCAACAATTAAAGTGGTTGATAAAATTGATGATTCACTCAAAAAATAGCTTTTTCATCACTCCCAAATATTATGGAACAAAAAACAGAGATGTCGGGGACATCTCTGTTTTTAAATGGTTTTCGTATGCACCGGTCCATTTAATTTATCCATAAGCTTTCTGTATTGAACATACATCGCAATTCTCCAAGGAACGATCATGCCAAAGGCTAAAATCCAAAACATACCGCTCAATTGACCATAATCAATCGTTTTGCTTAAAAATGCTTTTAAAGCCAAACGAATTAATAATAACCCAATCAATATGAATCCAAATGCTTTTGACCGCTTTAAATATACATCGTTTTCCCGTATTTCGAATTTTGATGTTTTTACCAATAGAATGGAAAATATCATTCCCAATGTTATGGCCTCAATTAATTCGGACCATGTTACACGAAACATCGGCATTAAAAACATTAACGCCCCAGTGCTCATGAATATTGGAGGCAATATTATTTTTTTTGCTGATACAGGTTTCTTAGAAGCTTTCATCCTGACAAAAATAACTAATGAACCCATTAATATGGCTATTATGGATGAAGCAATAAGCATAATGATCATCCCTTTTCAATCAAAATTGAACGTCTATATTATATCTTATTTTACGGAAAAAGAAAAACCATCCAGGAAGAGTTCCTTAAATGGTCATATTTTTATAATAATACCCGATTGATTGCTTCTACTACCCTGCCTTCATCAAAAGGCTTAACAATGAAATCCTTGGCCCCGGCTTCGATCGCTTCAACAACAGTCTTTTGAACACTCATGGCTGAACAAACGATGATTTTGGCATTCGAATCAGTTTTCATAATTTGCTTTGTAGCTTCTAAGCCACTCATTTCTGGCATAGTGATATCCATTGTAACGATGTCAGGCTTTAGTTCATTGTACAGCTTGATCGCTTCCTGTCCATTCTCTGCTTCGCCTATGATTGTATGCTCTGTGTTCTGCAACATTTTTGCAAGTGTCATCCTCATAAATTTTGCATCGTCTACAATTAATACAGTTGCCACTGATGCTCCTCCTCGCTATAATAAACGACTCCATTATATAGTAATTTCGACTTATTACATTAACAAAAAATACCACGTATATAAATATATCAAATTTTCTTACTTTTTTACAATAAAAAAATAATGTCTTTTCAATTTTTCTAAAACCCTTGAAATCCTCCGGTTAAATAGCTGAAAATCCCGCTTATAGCTGTCATCCAATTAAAAAACAGAACAAATCCCATTGCAATCATGACGTATCCACCGACACGGACCAGCTTCATACTATGCTTTTTGATCCACTTCATTTTTCCAACAAAGAATGAAAGAATGAAGAATGGAATCGCAAAACCGAGTGTGTAGGCAAACATATATATCATTCCCGATCCAGGATGTGTAGCAGCCAGGGCTAAGACTGACATTAATATCGGTCCTGTACAGGGAGTCCAGCCAGCTGCAAAGGCCATTCCTATTAACAGCGTCCCAATAAAGCCAGCCGGACGATTCTTGAATTCAAGTCGGCGGTCTTTCATCAGGAATTGAGGCTTAATAAAGCCTATCACCATGAATCCGAACAGTACAATAAAAATGGCCCCTATTTGTCTTATCATGTCTTGATAATTTCGAAAGAAAGATCCAATTATAGAGGATCCGAATCCCAAAGCAATAAAAATGGAAGAAAAGCCAATCAAGAAAAATACCGTATGCAACAAGCTTCTCCTTTGCAGCATTGCATTCTCAGATTTAATTTCATTTACGGACATACCCGTTATGTATGATAAAAAAGCAGGGTATAATGGCAGGCAGCAAGGAGAAATGAAGCTTAAAAATCCAGCTCCAAATGCCAGAAACACATTAATATCATTCAATTGAAACAACTCCTGATAGATAATTTATATTTCCATTCTATCAAACATCAAGGAAAAACATGTATATGGTAAATGTGAAGTTTTTATGGCGCCATTCATCAATCGAGAACAATTATCTAGATTTAACGCTATGCATTCAGGTTTTATCGACAAAAATAAACCTCATAGAACTGATAGATTTCTTTTGAAAATATCGTAAAAATTGGTTATACTAAGGAAAATGAGTTACAGTATGTTGAAGCCATGAATATTGCTGACTTACTACTTCGTCCCCGAAAATTTACTAGGAAAGGACAAGCAGCCGTGTCTAAACAACTATTACTTGACAAAATTGAAAAAAAACGCGAAGACTTAATTCGTATTGCTTGTGAGCAAGGCTTGAATTCCAATTTAGCTATTGAATATAGTCAAGAATTAGACCGTTTGCTGAATGAATATAACCGTCTTTTTCTTAAATCATCCTCAAAAAACAAATCCTACTTAACACCACAGACTGTGTAGCCCCATTCACCATGATACTATACTGTGAAAAAAAGGGAAGGCATTAGCGTTTCCTTTTTTATTTGTGCAATAATTTTCATCCTTTAAAACTTCAAAAGGAATGCATTAAAAAAGCACTCAATAAGAGTGCTTGTCCGACGAATCAATGAAAAACTTATTTCGATTGCTTGTTCATCGCATTCATCATTTGATTGATCTTCTTCTGGGATGGTTTCATACCCATTTGCATCATCATCATTTTCAACATTTGCTCATTGATTGGTGGATTTTTCTTTAAATAGCTCATCATGTATTTTCGAGCAATGAAAAATCCTAGCGCGACACCAACAAGTAATGCTAGTACGCCGACTAGAATAAATTGCCATAACATATGATAATTTCCTCCTTCATGTTGTCTACTATACAGTGTACTAAACCCATTGCCATTATACAATATTTGAAGCATTTTTTCTTCTTAAAAAAGTTAAGTTATACGTACTTTCTCTCTTTTATTGGCTTGACCCAGCCAAAACGTTGATTTTCTAGATCAATCGCCAGCAGCCTCCCCTCAAATTGGCGAAGGACTTCAAAAAATGCAAATTCAGAATCGTAGCTTCCCCATGCATTCAACTGGAGCATCCGATTGCCTATCTGCATTTCTGCCCCGTTCAACTGTGGGGAATCACCAATCTTA from Falsibacillus albus encodes the following:
- a CDS encoding DUF2621 domain-containing protein — protein: MLSGWFLYFILFWIVILISSFAIGGFFMFRKFLKRLPKQDGRSDLDWEEYYVNKSRHMWATDKKALLEELVSPVPELFRDVARQKIAGRIGEIALSENADSITMDHVVRGYILATPKRDHKFLRKKLHEMQIEVQPYENLF
- a CDS encoding CcdC family protein codes for the protein MLIASSIIAILMGSLVIFVRMKASKKPVSAKKIILPPIFMSTGALMFLMPMFRVTWSELIEAITLGMIFSILLVKTSKFEIRENDVYLKRSKAFGFILIGLLLIRLALKAFLSKTIDYGQLSGMFWILAFGMIVPWRIAMYVQYRKLMDKLNGPVHTKTI
- a CDS encoding response regulator, translated to MATVLIVDDAKFMRMTLAKMLQNTEHTIIGEAENGQEAIKLYNELKPDIVTMDITMPEMSGLEATKQIMKTDSNAKIIVCSAMSVQKTVVEAIEAGAKDFIVKPFDEGRVVEAINRVLL
- a CDS encoding cytochrome c biogenesis CcdA family protein, yielding MNDINVFLAFGAGFLSFISPCCLPLYPAFLSYITGMSVNEIKSENAMLQRRSLLHTVFFLIGFSSIFIALGFGSSIIGSFFRNYQDMIRQIGAIFIVLFGFMVIGFIKPQFLMKDRRLEFKNRPAGFIGTLLIGMAFAAGWTPCTGPILMSVLALAATHPGSGMIYMFAYTLGFAIPFFILSFFVGKMKWIKKHSMKLVRVGGYVMIAMGFVLFFNWMTAISGIFSYLTGGFQGF
- a CDS encoding aspartyl-phosphate phosphatase Spo0E family protein; translated protein: MSKQLLLDKIEKKREDLIRIACEQGLNSNLAIEYSQELDRLLNEYNRLFLKSSSKNKSYLTPQTV
- a CDS encoding YneF family protein produces the protein MLWQFILVGVLALLVGVALGFFIARKYMMSYLKKNPPINEQMLKMMMMQMGMKPSQKKINQMMNAMNKQSK